Genomic window (Cucumis sativus cultivar 9930 chromosome 2, Cucumber_9930_V3, whole genome shotgun sequence):
CTGGCAACTCATCATAGATAAAGTCCAAGGAAAACTAAGCAAGTGGAGGAGGTAGAATCACTTGATGCAAATCAGTCTTTTCTAACCTTCCCAAATATTACATGTCCACTTTCCTCATGGcaacttttatttctaatgaGAAAGTTCTTCTGGGAAGGTAAAAGTGAAGGAAAGATGAATCATTTGGTTAAATGGAACAAACTCACCAAAACAGAGAGAGATGGAGGTTTTGAATTATGCAATATGAAAATAAGGAATATGGCTCTCTTATCAAAATCGAGCTGGAGGTTTATGTCAGAACAGAATGTCCCGTGGTGTAAAGTAGTTGAAAGCATTCATGGGAGCCATCCCTTCCATTGGCACAAGTGGGAGGGAGTACTTGAGCCTAAGAAGCCCATGGATCAGTATATCTAGAGAATGACGCAAAGTTGAAGCATTGGCTGCCTTTAGAGTGGGCACTGGCAGCAGAATCTTCTTATGTACTGACCCGTTGGCTGGATGTTATCCCACTTGAAAGTAAATTCCAAAGATTGTTCGGTATTGCCCTTTCACCAAAAGGGTTTGCAGCCGAGCATTGGGATAGTCAAACTAGTACTTAGTCGGTTTACTTCATAAGATTACTGAAAGAAGAGGAAGCCACCAAATTCCAAACACTGTTTCTTGAAATGGAAACAAGTctctttattaatgataatgagACTAAAGCTTAATGTTCAAGAGTATTATACTaagagtaaaaaaaacataggAAAAATACaagctaaaacaaaaacaaaaactatactCGGGTAACATAAATATGATGGAATTCTAAAAACGCACCCGAGCAGAAAATAACGAGCTAATCAAAGCCATTCAAAGACAATGCATCAGTAGAAAGCTAAATACAAAGCAAAACTTAAACTCTCTCAAAATTAGCCCCCTCGAAACTAAAATCTTGTACACCCAAATCTTcaatatgaaaagaaactGAGAAATCTAAGAAGATACAACCAGCCACGACAAAACTGTCTTGCGAATGCAATCCAATGCCTAGATGAACTTGAAGCAGTCTAGTAGTCCACAAAATCTTGCCAGCACTGCCTTCAACACATTACTCCAGTTATCAAAGAGAAATCTGCTTTAGCAATGTCAAACTCTGAAAAAAAACCTTCATCCCACCTTGTAAGAATGCACCCCGAAACTCTTTAAAGCTTCCAGCAAAAGTCCAGCCAATATCTTTTGAGCTCTAGATGCTTTTTACGAATGCTTTATGGAAGCTGTCTCTTCTAGATTCATGAATTAGTACAACGACcatattaatttctttagcAATCTTTTAATAATCAGCCGCGTTCATTTTTGTCCAAGTTCTCACGTATTTCAATAGCTAGGTAGCTGTAGGTGCAACGGCCGTGGAAAAAGAAGTTCAATTTACTTTCTTCACCTCTTTGCGATTGTGCTTCAGAATCGAATTTGCTTCTATTTTCCATCCAATCAGCTGATGGTTcacatataaaaaagaatcctTGAAATTTCTTTCGGAAGGTAGTTTGTAACATGGTGGCCAATGTGTTTTGAACAAAATCTTGAACCTCAGGATGAACTGTTTCCCACAAAGCATCAGCTACCAGAGTATCACACTGCTGCATCATTGACCCAATGGTCTTTATATAGCTAACCAGCTCAACAAGggctttcctttcttctacaCTATAATTATGTCTCACCACATGTTGAATTCCTTAGTAAGAATGCACCACAAGGAGGCATTTCAATGAGCATTTTCAAAACGATTGACCCAATCGAGAGATTTGTTGTAAAAAATCCTtggtttctttcaaaccaCAAAACAGCCATTAAGGCTTTCACTGCATTCCACCAAAGAAATTGTGCAGTCTTATTAAGATGAGTCCCTCCTAGAAGCTGTCTAACCGATTCTCTACTCTCCAAGTGAGGCACCCAGGCCATTTTAAAGATGGAGAGCAGCTTTTCCAGCAATTGGCATTTGGCAATTTTCTCTGCAAAAACTGtagacttcttttttttggcGGCTAGAAACCGATGGAAAAACTTGGTGTTCACATCCCCTAATTTCATCTGgtttaatttacttttctgAATAAGTCCTCTTTCCTCCCTCCTATATAGTTCCAGAAGGTCTGCTGGTTCTCTCTGTTGCCAAATCCAGTTGCTCATCATTGTCTTTTTCATTTGCCAAAGCTTTCAGCAAGTTTTCTTCATTATGTTAACAAGGCTTTTTGCAAACAGTATTGCATTTAAACGAGAGGACGTATCTTCCTTTAATGACTTCAGACACGATATTTTACTTTCATTCCACATAGTCAACATTCCTCCAGATCTACCGGTTGATTCAGTATAATCCCAGTCAATGTCCTTCCAACTCCATAGAGCCTTAATTAAGGAATTGTCAATAGTCTCTTGTTTTGTCTCCTGAATTAGAATAACATCTGGACAAGTCAACTTCATTACTCCTTTCAAGGCtaattgttttgatttatttaggATGCCTCTAGTATTCTACGATATGACTTTCATGTATCGCTTATTCAAATTTCCCTTAGATAGGATCAAGCAGCAATGTAGGGGACTAATTCTGCATGAAAGCTTTCTGCCAATTCTTTACAACAAGCCTTGGGTTCAGGGGTGAGAAATAACTTAGGAAGATCTAGACCCAATGAATCATCCAGATTATTTGCCTCGAATTCAGCCAACACGTCGTCTCTCTCATCTAAACTAACAAGTTCTAATTCTTCACTGCTGGTACTGACTATGGATACTTCAtcatctaatttttctttttcagaatttgtaatatttgatGATGAATGCAGAGTACCTCGCACAAGATTAATGCTCGAGTTCGAAATTTTTATAGGAGATAGATTAAAACTTGAAGAGAtatgagttttattttctaaccTTTCGCATTCTAATCCAATAAGTTTGAACTTTCATCATGGTGCTCCACAGCCAAGGGCTTCCAGGATTATTCCACACAAGATATTCAATTAAACTGACAggcttttattttctaagatATTTTAGTCCAGTTTTGGTGTATTAGACATTGGGTCATGGTTTTTGTTctgttttgatttgattgataTTCTCTGTTGATGCAGTGCTGCTGTAGAGGCCTCCAATTGACCTCATTTTAAATGTTTCTATAGTTTTATCTTATTTCCTTTTCGGATATGATGTGGATGCTAAGGGGtacaacctagttgagatgtccgcGTGCGTCTATTGATCCCTAGTTTTTACTTAGCTCTTTGTAGAAtcctcttgtactttgagcttctgactcattattattattaataaatgagactcgtttccttttaaaaaaatgtagaggaataatattacattatttCTACTTCCcatttttaagtatataatataacacTTATATTTTGCTCTTGTAATGgattaaataaatcatttgaACAGTCACTAAAGTTTCTTAGACTTGAGCATTGTTCTCAAATCTGCTACTTTATCGCATGACAAGAAAACGCACAAGCCCATCACAATTAAATAACAGAGAAATATGAGATTAATAGAAACCTGTAAATTGCCATCATATCAGGTTTGCTTGTTCCATCTTGAGTACTCGAGGCACTAGCATTGACCCTATCATCTATGAAACTATCAGACGAGCTCTTAATGTTGTCATCTTCATCCCCAGATATGGTAGCATCCGAAGACACCCTAGATGCCAACAAGAAATGGGGCAGATATTCACCACTGTATCATCTCCTTTTAACTTGTGAAGTCAAGGTAAAACTACCATATCATTACCAAaggtatatttaaatttaacactAATCTCATTTACtagatttttttccttttaacgAGGTAATTTTTGGACTTACTCAGCTTCCTCCTCGATAAATGCTTTAACATTGTCGTCAAATCTCCTTTCACCTAAAAGCAGCAATTGAATTGACAATTAGCAAATAGGAAAGAGTTATTTGTTCGAATGTTTTCTCTATTAGATCTCTTGAAAACATTTGGGACAAGATTCCAAAAATTGAAcaatgagagagagaagataCCATCgcgtttcttttttttaaattgtctGGTGCTAGAAAAAGTTCCAACCATATTTCCCAATGgagaaattgaagtttttgCCATGCTTtcaatgttttcatttttcttcatgtCTCCAACCTTTCGCAATCTTTTGAATTTGTGGGGTTTCGGTACACTGCTAAACTTTTCTCCATTAACTGAATCCCAAACTTCATTATCACAACTGCTTGCAATAGTAGCCAAGGGAGTTTGTATTTCATCAGCCATAGGAGATGTAGGGGCATGTGATTTTATACCCACGCTCTCATTATCCTTGAGTGCAGAAGATTGACCTTCACTGCTTGCgagaaaaatatcatttccaGCACAAAAGCCCGCATTACAAttaatcatttcatttatCCCAGAACTTGAGGAGTTTAAAAGCTGTAGACCATCCACTTGGGCAGGCAAAATAAACTGGGATTTTGCTGATTCAGATATCCGTTGTCTAGAATATCCTGAAAAATAAAACCCCCATTAGTATGTATGGATTCTTGTCATCATTAGAGAAATCAAAGAACAGTGGAATATTCCCTCTTTATTAATAGAACATAATGTATTATCTTGGAAAATAGCATGTACCACAATCATCAATTGGTGAATCTGGTACAAAACCACTCTCGATTAAATTAGTGAGACGAGGACTAAGCTGAGTCTCAGTAATACTGAATTCGTCAGCCGGGGTGAATTGCGGCTCGATTTCCAGAACAAGTTTTTCATCGACAGtatctttattaaaaaaaatcctcttCAAGAGAGTGTTTTGATGATTTGTCTCAATCAGATTCATTGCTTTGTCCTCCAAGACAGGAACACAATCTGTTTCAGGGCTTGGAAAAAACTCATCAGGTAAGATTTTTGTTTGTGAAGTTGTCTGCTTGATGACAGCTTCAGTTGGCACAATTAAGTCCTGAGCAGTTCTTACACAGTAAGAACCTGGCTcagaaaaattcaataatttgcTACCTACAACAACAGAATAGGAATGCAATCAATATTTTGAAGAGAACACGAGGAAACATGATATTTGGTCATTTCCCATGGCATCAACAGATATCAAACCTGAACCAATGATGTCTATTGTAGAATGTTTGGGAGAACAGCAACCAGAAATACAATTGTTTTCTGCAGAATTTTGGGGTAGTGAGACTTCAGGATACACTAATGGCACTTCTAATTCTGCTTTTGATGCGTTGACTTCATTTATTGACtctataaaataatcaaaactttgatcataagaaaataaattatcatgATTTTTTGACGAAGTATTATTAGAAACACCCTACCATAATGAATTCAGTTTATGTTTAACATTGCGTTGTCACCAACAAAGTCACAAatgaagaggagaaaaaatgCTTCTTGTTCCGCAAATATAGAAAACACTAATTAAAGCTCCCACTCAAAATTGGCATTATTTGAGAAATGTAAAAGTGAACATATGTCTATTTGTCATCCATAAGTGTTATAGTTATCTTACGTGCAACAGAGAATGATTCAGATTCCCTAGAAAAATGCAGTCCTTGCAAGTGTTGCATTGTGTCAATCAGAACCATTGTTCTACATGAATGCAATACTCCATGGGTTCTTGAGGGAAAAGTCTGGAAGTGAGGAAAGGCAATAAGGGACGGCCGCCATGCATCGTCACAAGGATGGAAATACTTGAGAAGTAACTGAGTCTCAGTATCAGTTAACTTGTTCTTAAATGATATCTGAACAGCATGATcatctttcactttttttccaGGACGAACAAATTGTTTGATAGACAGCTTAACAAACTGGACTTCTGGTCTGATAGCATGTGGAATCTAAATAATGGAAAAAACGATAGCATAAGAAAACAATACTATGTTGCGATAGACTTATGTCAAATGATCTCACCATTCTAGAGCTAGCATGAaagttgaaactatttactcCCCCATTTTGCATGTGCTTCTTTATAGACTTGCTTGTTGCTTGCTTTTTCATGTAACCCTTCAATTCTGACCCTTCACATGCTAAAACTAGTAATACTAGTCaaggaaattaaataatttgcataaaagggaaaaacaatTAGGTTGAAGTTCCAAACTTTGAGGGatgaatgtttaattttaatttttttttaagaaaacaacacttttcattgatataatgaaaagagactactgaaaaaaaaactttttttttcattgatataatgaaaagaattacATAGTAAGGATCGGGAGGTGCACCCACAACAAATCCAAGATAATAAACCAAGTACAATATGACAATCATCCGAGTGAACAAAGGGATTTGGTAGAACAGCCACAAATGCAAAAATGAAGAGAGGCTACTGAacgaaataaataaacaaaacctTTCTCatggaattttaaaaagaaaaatgaagattgcaaaaaactaaaataaaatgtaaaaaattttaaacggAAACTGgaaatttcattgatataatagAAAGCTTGTACAAGGTACATTCAATCGTGATAATAATAGAGAGGAACAGCAGGTGCATCTAGGCATCTCAACCTCTGAATAAACGTGCACAAAAGACTGAAACTCTGAGGTATTTTGAGCAACACATCTGGCTATCCATCCAGAAGAAGCTCTGAACTTTGTCACTCTTATAGCTCCATCTGCATCTCAACCATTTGTTAGGAAGAAACAATGTTCCACATTTTGAGCCAAATCCGACAAAGTATTAATAAACCATCCCAGTTGATTCTTCAAAACTTGTAGAATTCTTAGAAACTTATCTACGAAAGTCAATACCTTCAATGTTGAAGTGCCCCTTTTAAAACCAAATGCAGTAGAAAGACTCCGCAAATTTACAGCTCTTCACTTCCATGTTGCTGCCAGAAGGAGGGAAGAAAGAGGATAGgtgagagaaaagagagaaagggagagagaacTTACCTTTTAGATAAAACTAGTATTCTCTTCCCCAAATGATCATCTTCGACACTGCTCACACTAAAAGGAGAGTGTCAAAATCGGAATCACATTTCTTTTTAGGAGGGTCCGAAGTTTTGGATAGGGGGAGCCTCtcaaaaattttacttttgaggTAGGTAGGGAAAAAtcagaatatttaaaatgtggAAGGTTGGATCTCTGAGGGGCTGATCTGGTTGAAAGAGAAGGAGCTTGGATCCGTGTAAAAAAAGGAGTTAATGATGATCTTCACTTGAAACAAATCTTCCAAGAACCTTGTAGTTTCATTCCAGTCATCAAATACTGTCATTCCAGCCAAGAAGCTTGAGGGGCAGTGTTAGAGTATGTATGTTACTATAGGAGCTTATTAgtcttttgtcttttattgtaatttacgAGTCTTTAGTTAGGGTTTCCATGTATGGCTATATATATTGAACTCTATAGTCTATTGTATAGAATGAAGCAAGGGagttatttcatattttgctCCAACTTCAATAGTGTCAACTTAGTTGAGATGTTTGGCTGTGCCTACTAATCCTCTGGTCTCGATATTCTCGCTCTATGTATCATTCtcttctcttgtactttgagctttattattaataaagagacCAGTtccttttttagaaaaaaaatgttggcaCGATATCTTCCTAAACTaacaaaaaacaactttaGGTAACACAACTTcagaatttaattaatgagaTTGATTGATAATTGAATGTTCAAGGATATCCACTCTTCCATCATGCTTCCTTCCGGTTCTACCCATCCGCTGAATCATTCTTATTGGTGAAATATTTGCATCGAAACAGATAACAAGATCGACTTCCATTATATCAAGACCTTCTTCACCAATGCATGTGGCAACAATGACATTGAACCCGCCAGCACGAAATTTCTgttgaaaagtataaattcAGTGCAGGTAGTTAATAGGGATAGTAACCACAAACCCGGATTGCCTACCTCCAAAACAGCCTGTTGAACCTTTTGTGATTGACCTTTGAGAGATTTTCCTGCAATACTCAGACTAAGTAGCTTGTCCAACGTCAAAAATATTTCCAAACAAATAGAAGAAGTCCGAGCTAGATATATTTAAGCATGCTGATCCCTAGTTCTTGTGATTTCTAGCTTCTTTGTAATTCAAacattagtctcttttcatttcatcaataaaatgtGTAATTTAAGCATTAAGTCCAAGCTCTATAAATTCCAAACCATACATAACTGGAGCaatttagatatatttaaGCCCAATTCGGATTGACAAACTTTTCTCATTAGCTTTTCAACAATAGGACTATCcagataaaattaaataggcCAAAGAAGAAGCTCTACAATATAATCATCTCATATGTGCTTATGTACATAAAGAAAAACGTATCCAATATTGTTAACTAACCAATCAACCcaaaagtttaatttggttggtatgataaatttaatgaaGGGTCAAATTACAAGAGTGACGGTTCAAGTTTTAGGGTTGTCTAAAGAGAGGTCCCAGAATTTGAAAAGAGATCATAAGCCTCTAAACTTTCAATGTTTTGTAACTTTTATCAACGAGTttcataaactataaaaacacaattttgaaagttcacgGCTAAACTAGTAATTAACTGGTGTACATAAGTTCTCAAAAGAATACCGATTTCCTTTGGATTGCCATTTTTTGTTGCCCAAGTTTAGCTTCTGTTTTAGTCTTTGACTGTATTCTCCCCTAGTTCTCTTGCTCTTAGTATAATACTCTTGTATTTTGAGCCTAAATctcatttattatcattaataaagaggtttgtctcagttttttttttaaaaaaaaacaagattaTCCCAAAAGATACTATATcattaactaaataataaccaaaaatgaagaaaaatgaaattgcaAACCTGAGCTTTGACCAATAAACTCAGTAGCTCTGACAATGTCTTCAATCTTGGATAGTGCACTCATAATGTCCCTAAGTAGTATTAGCACATTGAGGCAAgtttaagaataaataattgattggATTGTGTGCACTTCTAAATCATCGAATACTACAAAATtgaacttgaagaaaatatttcaccTTACACTTCCCCTGAAATTCGAGAATATAATCACCCTTGAATCTTGTGGATCCTTCGTTTCTGCAACAAAGTTACTTTGTCAGCTAACATGTCAAATCTTTCATTTACATCTCAGCCATTGGCATCAGACTCATCAAGAAATTGGTTTCATACCAAAAATGGCCTGCTATTCAGTAGTCAATAGATTTacagaaaattcaaaacctaACGTTTGTGACAcaggttattattattattttattttatttttattttttgaaaaggaaacaagacttttcattgataaaatgaaaagaagctAAGGCTCAAAGTAcgatgaaacaaaaaaacaaaataaaaacaaatacgacaaattattttagtacaGCAATCATCGGAGATGAAGATCGAAACTCTCACCTCTAGAATGAAAGGTCATGTCGATTGCCAGCTAAGCACTTTGGCC
Coding sequences:
- the LOC101221910 gene encoding DEAD-box ATP-dependent RNA helicase FANCM isoform X7, whose protein sequence is MAFRTFPMATSNREFTVDDNDDDDDFDWEAAVKEIDVASLSGIHSASSHSLHPSLTESSDAAAETPASFPLSEENEKRGTSRQSTLHRFIVNAKFRKKTMDVEKPVQDPGLVEDSVGLVDIDEEAAKTWIYPVNVPLRDYQLAITKTALFSNTLVALPTGLGKTLIAAVVMYNYFRWFPEGKIVFTAPSRPLVLQQIEACHNIVGIPQEWTIDMTGMINPAKRASFWRSKRVFFVTPQVLEKDIQSGTCLMKYLVCLVIDEAHRALGNYSYCVAVRELTKIPVPLRILALTATPGSKHQGIQQIIDNLHISTLQYRDESDHDVSPYVHDRKIELIQVAMGEDAVEIDNKLLEVMRPFVAKLRSIGILQNRDYRTLSPCDLLNSRDKFRQAPPPVHPHIKYHDVEGFFGVLITLYHIRKLLSSHGIRPASEMLEEKLQQGSFARFMSKNHHVCEVRLIMEKSLTHGAPSPKLSKMMEVLTNHFKTKDPQDSRVIIFSNFRGSVRDIMSALSKIEDIVRATEFIGQSSGKSLKGQSQKVQQAVLEKFRAGGFNVIVATCIGEEGLDIMEVDLVICFDANISPIRMIQRMGRTGRKHDGRVVVLACEGSELKGYMKKQATSKSIKKHMQNGGVNSFNFHASSRMIPHAIRPEVQFVKLSIKQFVRPGKKVKDDHAVQISFKNKLTDTETQLLLKYFHPCDDAWRPSLIAFPHFQTFPSRTHGVLHSCRTMVLIDTMQHLQGLHFSRESESFSVAQSINEVNASKAELEVPLVYPEVSLPQNSAENNCISGCCSPKHSTIDIIGSGSKLLNFSEPGSYCVRTAQDLIVPTEAVIKQTTSQTKILPDEFFPSPETDCVPVLEDKAMNLIETNHQNTLLKRIFFNKDTVDEKLVLEIEPQFTPADEFSITETQLSPRLTNLIESGFVPDSPIDDCGYSRQRISESAKSQFILPAQVDGLQLLNSSSSGINEMINCNAGFCAGNDIFLASSEGQSSALKDNESVGIKSHAPTSPMADEIQTPLATIASSCDNEVWDSVNGEKFSSVPKPHKFKRLRKVGDMKKNENIESMAKTSISPLGNMVGTFSSTRQFKKKKRDGERRFDDNVKAFIEEEAD